A single window of Thalassomonas viridans DNA harbors:
- a CDS encoding tRNA-uridine aminocarboxypropyltransferase yields MHAVHRLYQYRKSLCTTVFAARGQRVKRCQQCQLAQSNCICELAVQGQSNAGFLLLMYDTEVLKPSNTGRLIADVIPDTFAYLWSRTEENPELLALLGDEQWQPYVVFPAQYAEENRPVFQQEIPCAPGKRPLFIMLDGSWREAKKIFRKSPYLAGLPMVSFNLEGSGQASRYQLRSAGGENQLATAEVAARVLDMWGEHNNARLLDLWFDVFSYQYQKSVCQTNRGNADALDNFTAFVGQQQLSSR; encoded by the coding sequence ATGCACGCAGTACACCGTTTATATCAGTATCGTAAAAGTTTATGCACTACGGTGTTTGCCGCCCGCGGACAAAGGGTCAAACGCTGTCAGCAGTGCCAGCTGGCGCAAAGCAATTGCATTTGTGAACTGGCGGTGCAGGGGCAAAGCAATGCCGGATTTTTGCTGCTGATGTACGATACTGAAGTGCTTAAACCCAGTAATACCGGGCGGTTAATTGCCGACGTGATCCCGGATACCTTCGCCTACTTATGGTCGAGAACGGAAGAAAATCCTGAACTGCTGGCCTTGCTCGGGGATGAACAATGGCAGCCTTATGTGGTTTTTCCTGCGCAATATGCCGAAGAAAACCGGCCGGTTTTCCAGCAAGAAATTCCCTGTGCCCCAGGCAAGCGGCCGTTATTTATTATGCTCGACGGCAGTTGGCGTGAAGCGAAAAAAATATTCCGTAAAAGCCCTTACCTGGCCGGCCTGCCTATGGTGTCTTTTAATCTGGAAGGCAGCGGGCAGGCTTCCCGCTATCAGCTGCGCAGCGCCGGCGGGGAAAACCAGCTGGCCACGGCCGAGGTTGCCGCCCGGGTATTGGATATGTGGGGAGAGCACAACAACGCCAGACTGCTGGATTTATGGTTTGACGTGTTTAGCTACCAATATCAAAAAAGCGTTTGTCAGACCAACAGGGGCAATGCCGATGCC
- a CDS encoding phosphatidylinositol-specific phospholipase C domain-containing protein — translation MNFKLTQVAATCVLAFGAFIGQAQADSVDDFNNSWQGRTLASQRLIDVYSPMADNNIPGTHNSYNSEEYTSCNFSVGCRYLDPQQKHTIKDQLRLGARFIEIDAHWTTKMESLFSYPKRLLMCHGFCSINDKYLHEGLNEVKDWLNSSDSDNQVLILYIEDHTENHHSDLYEQINSRFGQWIYKSNGCGSIPNTLTKADVLAQGKKMLVWGDGGCSSNSNWKNLSFTGLGDIGRIWEDRTTIASIGNVFTGGSDDYITASDVTTYFKTGANIVNLDDMVSNDGRLEAGIWSWDTNEPNNSGGNQDCAVQWGNGRWDDQSCDNNRAFACQSDSDNSWQVTDQTGVWASGENACQQLGSQYHFSVPTNAMANEALKTVKDAKGVGTVWLNHDDRANEGQWLVTGKSTVNF, via the coding sequence ATGAACTTTAAGTTAACACAAGTCGCAGCAACCTGCGTTTTAGCATTTGGCGCATTTATCGGCCAGGCCCAGGCAGACAGTGTCGATGATTTCAATAATAGCTGGCAAGGCAGAACACTGGCATCTCAGCGTCTGATAGACGTGTACAGCCCTATGGCGGACAATAACATTCCCGGCACCCACAACAGCTATAACTCCGAAGAATACACCAGCTGTAACTTCTCGGTCGGTTGCCGCTATCTGGATCCGCAGCAAAAACATACCATTAAAGATCAGCTACGTTTAGGCGCCCGCTTCATTGAAATCGATGCCCACTGGACCACGAAAATGGAAAGCCTGTTTTCCTATCCTAAGCGTCTGTTGATGTGTCACGGTTTCTGCAGTATCAATGACAAATACCTGCACGAAGGTCTGAACGAAGTCAAAGACTGGCTCAACAGCAGCGACAGCGACAACCAGGTATTGATCTTATACATAGAAGATCACACGGAAAATCATCACAGCGACCTGTACGAGCAAATCAACTCACGTTTCGGCCAGTGGATCTATAAAAGTAACGGCTGCGGCTCGATCCCCAACACCTTAACCAAGGCCGATGTTCTGGCCCAGGGCAAAAAAATGCTGGTTTGGGGTGACGGCGGTTGTAGCAGCAACAGCAACTGGAAAAACCTCAGCTTCACAGGTTTAGGAGATATCGGCCGTATCTGGGAAGACCGCACTACCATTGCCAGCATAGGCAATGTCTTCACCGGCGGCAGCGATGATTATATCACCGCCAGCGATGTCACCACTTACTTTAAAACCGGCGCCAATATCGTCAACCTCGATGATATGGTCAGCAACGACGGCCGCCTGGAAGCCGGGATCTGGAGCTGGGATACCAACGAACCCAATAACTCGGGCGGTAACCAGGATTGTGCCGTACAATGGGGCAACGGCCGCTGGGATGATCAAAGCTGTGACAACAACCGGGCATTTGCCTGTCAGAGCGACAGCGACAACAGCTGGCAGGTCACAGACCAAACCGGCGTCTGGGCATCCGGTGAAAACGCCTGTCAACAGCTGGGCAGCCAGTACCACTTCAGCGTACCCACCAATGCCATGGCCAACGAAGCCTTAAAAACTGTTAAAGACGCCAAAGGTGTCGGCACAGTCTGGCTGAACCATGACGACAGGGCCAACGAAGGCCAGTGGCTGGTTACCGGTAAAAGCACGGTAAATTTCTAA
- a CDS encoding DUF2884 family protein — MKTLLASTLILTSTSLYAHDSCDVELEGGIKLDRNVIEFMQDKKPVYKILENNVLIVDGNTLDLTASQQALVTEYAASIRAMVPEVQTIAIEGIDLAVEGMNLAFDELLGAGNSVGADLTQELTALRDEVKNRFDADKGFYVDEEGFAGEEFFGEEFEQRIESVVEKAVRDSMGSLLIAVGQQMLFSGDPAAFETKMETFGTKIETEMEARGAELEAKAEQLCLSAAKIDKLEEELKTQVSELEAINILTVKNHPAITI; from the coding sequence ATGAAAACATTATTAGCCAGTACTTTGATCTTAACTTCTACCAGCCTTTATGCCCATGATTCCTGCGATGTTGAACTTGAAGGCGGGATCAAACTTGACCGCAATGTGATAGAGTTTATGCAGGATAAAAAGCCTGTTTATAAGATCCTTGAGAACAATGTGTTAATTGTTGACGGCAATACCCTGGATTTAACGGCCAGTCAGCAGGCACTGGTGACTGAGTATGCCGCCAGCATCCGGGCTATGGTTCCCGAAGTGCAAACAATCGCCATTGAAGGTATAGATTTAGCCGTTGAAGGCATGAACCTGGCTTTTGATGAATTACTGGGCGCCGGTAATAGTGTCGGGGCGGATCTTACCCAGGAACTGACGGCTTTGCGTGATGAAGTAAAAAACCGTTTCGACGCCGATAAAGGCTTTTATGTCGATGAAGAGGGCTTTGCCGGTGAAGAGTTTTTCGGTGAAGAATTTGAACAGCGTATTGAATCTGTAGTGGAGAAAGCGGTACGGGATTCTATGGGCAGCCTGTTGATTGCCGTAGGCCAGCAAATGTTGTTCTCCGGTGACCCCGCAGCTTTTGAAACTAAGATGGAAACTTTCGGCACTAAGATAGAAACTGAAATGGAAGCCCGGGGGGCTGAGTTAGAAGCAAAAGCTGAACAGCTTTGTTTGTCCGCCGCGAAAATCGATAAGCTGGAAGAGGAATTAAAAACACAAGTCAGTGAACTTGAAGCCATCAATATCCTGACGGTGAAAAACCACCCGGCTATTACTATCTAG
- the zapE gene encoding cell division protein ZapE: MKLAYQALLDNRLLLDDPAQLAAVEALSDLSRALKKAHRRRRSFPGKILGAFCKPQAVPGIYFHGRVGRGKTMLMNLFYRHLEIRQKKRIHFHRFMESVHQQLNDLPVCDNPLKHIARKWAADIQVLCFDEFFVSDIGDAMLISGVLNALFENGVTLVATSNCRPEDLYRNGLQRQRFLPTIDILYQQCRVISVDGDKDHRLSALVQQEQVTPLGNLNRQGQKHYRDYCYHSPDAASWLNEAFLRLTKQQPHSGEITVNHRIIPYKGKVVGGVGQQNVIWFDFNALCAGPRSQLDYISLANQFSVVLLEAVPQFAGERIQAVASGVEDGYQRKGTMLNRLQRLDDEARRFIALVDEFYDRKVRLIISAAVDIDDLYQGQELSFEFARCRSRLIEMQFIQYDSQEAAIA, translated from the coding sequence ATGAAGTTAGCTTATCAGGCACTGCTGGATAATCGGCTGCTGCTTGATGATCCGGCGCAGCTGGCGGCGGTGGAAGCTCTGTCCGATCTTAGCCGGGCGTTGAAAAAAGCGCATAGGCGCAGGCGCTCTTTCCCGGGAAAAATTCTCGGGGCATTCTGCAAACCACAAGCTGTACCCGGTATTTATTTTCATGGCCGGGTGGGGCGCGGCAAGACCATGCTGATGAATTTGTTTTACCGCCATCTGGAGATCAGACAAAAGAAACGTATCCACTTTCACCGCTTTATGGAAAGTGTCCATCAACAGCTCAATGACTTGCCCGTTTGTGATAACCCGCTTAAGCATATTGCCAGAAAATGGGCTGCGGATATCCAGGTGTTATGTTTCGATGAATTTTTTGTTTCGGATATCGGCGATGCCATGCTGATTTCCGGCGTGCTCAATGCCCTGTTTGAAAACGGGGTAACCTTAGTCGCCACTTCCAATTGTCGCCCCGAAGACTTGTACCGCAATGGTCTACAGCGGCAGCGTTTCCTACCCACCATAGATATCTTGTATCAGCAATGTCGGGTGATTTCCGTGGATGGCGATAAAGATCACCGGCTTTCGGCGTTAGTGCAGCAGGAACAGGTTACGCCGCTTGGCAACCTCAACCGGCAAGGACAGAAGCATTACCGGGATTATTGTTATCACAGCCCCGATGCGGCCAGCTGGTTAAATGAGGCCTTTCTCCGATTGACGAAGCAGCAGCCACACAGCGGCGAAATAACGGTTAATCACCGTATTATCCCTTATAAAGGCAAGGTGGTGGGGGGAGTGGGACAGCAAAATGTGATCTGGTTTGATTTTAATGCCCTGTGTGCGGGGCCGCGTAGCCAACTCGATTATATCAGCCTGGCCAATCAGTTTTCTGTGGTTCTGCTTGAAGCGGTACCGCAATTTGCCGGTGAGCGTATTCAGGCGGTAGCCTCGGGTGTTGAAGACGGTTATCAGCGTAAGGGCACTATGTTAAATCGGTTGCAAAGGTTAGATGATGAAGCGCGGCGCTTTATTGCCTTGGTGGATGAGTTTTATGACCGTAAGGTGAGGCTGATTATCTCAGCTGCGGTGGACATTGATGACTTATACCAGGGACAGGAGTTGAGTTTTGAGTTTGCCCGTTGCCGTTCCCGATTGATTGAAATGCAATTTATTCAATATGATAGCCAGGAAGCTGCCATCGCCTGA